CTagaggaaaaattatttttgaaacataGATTAAGTCATcatattatatcttatttgagaTTTGTGGACGACATTTTGCTGTTATGGAATGGAACCCTGGAAGCACTATTAGAGATGATACATGAGGCGAACTTAAGCCATAAAACGGTGAAGTTTACGGTTGAAATATCTGAgactcaaattaattttttggatgtgaattTATCAATTGTTGAGGGGAACAATATTACTAAGTTATATCGAAAAGAGACAGAGAGGAACAGCATACTACACGCTAAGAGTTTTCACAATCCAGGTACAATTAGAGCTATCCCTAAGGGACAATTTTTGCGAGCAAAACGGATAACCACATTAAATACTGATTATGACTGTTCAAGTCAAATCATGTTTACACGTTTTTTGGAAAGAGGCTATTCTCCATCAGAATTAAAGCATACCATCGAAGAAGTAGCACCTCTAAAAAGGGAAGAATTATTACAGAGTAATGAGAGAGTAAAAAAGAGTGGTAATAGGATCCCCTTTGTGTCTAAATATGTCAAACACAGTAAGGAAATTGAAAAGGTAATTAAGAAATACTGGCCAATTTTGCAAGGGGACAATAAATTTGGTAAATTATTTATGGAACCTATTCTATTTagttataaaaaaggaaaaagtatcaGGGATGTTTTGTGTCCAGCAGTGCACCAGAAAGAAAGGAAGCATAGGTTTCTGGGAGCTCCTAAAATGGGCACGTTTGCATGCTTAAATTGTGTCTGTTGTGCCTCCATTATAAAGGGCGATAGTATTGATCATCCAACGCAGGGTACTAAGATTCGACTACATGATTATGCGACCTGTGATTCTAAAGGTGTCATTTATAtgctcaaatgcccatgtgggttagTTTATGTGGGACAGACAACGAGGAGCATTAAAACAAGGATCAAGGAACACAAGGGTGATATCCGTAACTTTAA
This Xenopus laevis strain J_2021 chromosome 8S, Xenopus_laevis_v10.1, whole genome shotgun sequence DNA region includes the following protein-coding sequences:
- the LOC121397687 gene encoding uncharacterized protein LOC121397687, translating into MIHEANLSHKTVKFTVEISETQINFLDVNLSIVEGNNITKLYRKETERNSILHAKSFHNPGTIRAIPKGQFLRAKRITTLNTDYDCSSQIMFTRFLERGYSPSELKHTIEEVAPLKREELLQSNERVKKSGNRIPFVSKYVKHSKEIEKVIKKYWPILQGDNKFGKLFMEPILFSYKKGKSIRDVLCPAVHQKERKHRFLGAPKMGTFACLNCVCCASIIKGDSIDHPTQGTKIRLHDYATCDSKGVIYMLKCPCGLVYVGQTTRSIKTRIKEHKGDIRNFKYDTYTDTAVAQHFFTEKHTHGQLKWAVLEVVQPLSRGGNFKQKMLQREVKWILKLNSLALKGLNEAWSIKCFL